From one Pontibacillus sp. HMF3514 genomic stretch:
- a CDS encoding response regulator transcription factor → MIRIVIAEDQRMLLGALGSLLDLEEDMEVVGQATNGEEATKLVKELQPDICIMDIEMPLKTGLDAAEELKDEPSKMIILTTFARAGYFERAQKAGVAGYLLKDSPSEELATSIRKIMDGQRIFSPELVDLAFSPQNPLTEREREVMQLVADGKNTKDISNELYITPGTVRNYISVILEKLEVSNRIEAITRFKEKGWFK, encoded by the coding sequence ATGATTCGTATTGTCATAGCTGAAGATCAACGCATGTTACTTGGAGCGCTTGGTTCCTTGCTTGATTTGGAAGAGGATATGGAAGTTGTGGGGCAAGCAACAAACGGAGAGGAAGCGACTAAATTAGTCAAAGAACTTCAGCCTGATATTTGCATTATGGATATTGAAATGCCGCTTAAAACAGGTCTAGATGCTGCTGAAGAGTTAAAGGATGAACCTTCTAAGATGATTATCCTCACGACATTTGCAAGAGCTGGCTATTTTGAACGTGCTCAAAAAGCTGGAGTCGCTGGGTATTTATTAAAAGATAGCCCCAGCGAGGAATTAGCCACTTCAATTCGAAAAATCATGGATGGACAGCGCATCTTTTCACCTGAATTAGTCGACTTGGCGTTTAGCCCCCAGAACCCTTTAACCGAACGTGAAAGAGAAGTCATGCAACTCGTAGCAGATGGCAAAAATACGAAAGACATCTCGAATGAGCTTTATATTACTCCCGGTACGGTTCGGAACTATATATCAGTTATTTTGGAAAAGCTTGAAGTCAGCAATCGGATCGAAGCGATTACGCGGTTTAAGGAGAAGGGTTGGTTTAAGTAA
- a CDS encoding sensor histidine kinase — translation MQKWNNIFPKNTGVSSYIWIIFCLLPFLFIFRLSSAKEIIFGIVMTLLFFLFFRLSFISNSRFIYVWISLEIAISLIMTLLFGYIYFALFLAFFIGTIQHKGGFLSLYIVHLSTTIIAITIVLFTKNESLFPQLPFIIISVIGVVLLPFTIRYRQKEQRLEGKLESANQRISQLMVLEERERIARDLHDVLGHKLSLIGLKSDLAGKLVHAKPDAAANEIKDIRQTASTALNEVREMVSNMKGVRLEDEIIRVQQIIEAADMEFQLDGSTNLENTPLLVENVLSMCLKEAATNVVKHSQATWCRITIEQSQTEVTVRVEDNGKGIPDQIDTYQSHGLQGMRERLDFVNGSMELHSKNGTTLNLRVPNVIQHTKQEESI, via the coding sequence ATGCAAAAATGGAACAACATCTTCCCCAAAAACACTGGGGTTAGCTCTTATATATGGATTATCTTTTGCTTGCTCCCATTCTTGTTTATTTTCCGTTTATCATCGGCTAAAGAAATCATTTTTGGGATCGTCATGACTTTGTTATTTTTCCTATTCTTTAGGCTATCCTTTATTTCAAACAGCCGATTTATTTATGTATGGATTAGCTTAGAGATCGCCATTAGTCTGATCATGACACTCTTGTTCGGCTATATTTATTTCGCCCTCTTTTTAGCCTTTTTCATTGGTACGATTCAGCATAAAGGTGGATTTTTATCCTTATATATCGTTCATCTATCGACCACGATCATAGCAATTACGATTGTGCTTTTTACGAAAAATGAATCCTTATTCCCTCAATTACCTTTTATTATCATTAGTGTCATTGGGGTCGTGCTATTACCTTTTACCATTCGATACCGTCAAAAAGAACAAAGGCTGGAAGGAAAGTTAGAGAGTGCCAATCAGCGTATTTCACAATTGATGGTTTTGGAGGAACGTGAACGGATTGCGCGCGATCTTCATGACGTACTCGGCCATAAGCTATCTCTTATTGGGTTAAAGAGTGACCTAGCAGGCAAGTTGGTTCATGCTAAGCCCGATGCAGCGGCTAATGAAATTAAGGATATTCGCCAAACGGCAAGTACAGCCTTAAACGAAGTTCGAGAAATGGTATCCAACATGAAGGGGGTTCGACTGGAAGATGAAATCATTCGTGTTCAACAGATTATTGAAGCTGCGGATATGGAATTCCAGTTAGATGGAAGCACCAACCTTGAAAATACACCCTTATTGGTTGAAAACGTTTTGAGTATGTGCCTGAAGGAAGCTGCTACGAATGTTGTAAAGCACAGCCAGGCTACATGGTGTCGTATTACCATTGAACAGTCTCAGACAGAAGTAACCGTTCGAGTCGAGGACAATGGAAAAGGGATACCTGATCAAATTGATACCTATCAATCCCACGGTTTGCAGGGCATGCGCGAACGACTTGATTTTGTTAACGGAAGCATGGAGCTACACTCAAAGAATGGAACAACATTGAACCTTCGTGTACCAAATGTTATTCAACACACGAAACAGGAGGAATCGATATGA
- a CDS encoding fatty acid desaturase, with translation MNKQKLKELNKSVAPYAKPDNTRAIKQLINTVLPFLILWYLAYQSLSISVWLAIPTAMLAGGFVIRLFIIFHDCTHQSFTNHKKANRIIGTITGIITLFPFEKWKREHNVHHATSGNLDKRGTGDIWAMTIDEYLAASFWGKLKYRLYRNPIVMFGLGPIFLFLVANRFNDKGVKRKEKINTYITNGTIAGIYALLIWAIGWEAFLIVNLPILYVSGVLGIWLFYVQHQFEDSYYEHDDEWEFVRAAVDGSSFYKLPKVLQWVSGNIGYHHVHHLSPRVPNYNLQDAHDSTPPLQHVTTITLKTSLESLRFRLYDTSNKTFVSFKDVKHLLKDSSAIDRAKVMMNTSSPSFQDK, from the coding sequence ATGAATAAACAGAAACTAAAAGAATTAAACAAGAGTGTAGCTCCCTATGCAAAACCTGATAATACAAGAGCCATTAAACAATTAATCAACACGGTACTTCCCTTTTTAATCCTTTGGTACCTTGCTTATCAAAGCTTATCGATTTCCGTATGGCTGGCTATTCCAACAGCTATGTTAGCCGGTGGGTTCGTCATTCGACTATTTATCATATTCCATGACTGTACACACCAATCCTTTACAAACCATAAAAAAGCAAACCGAATTATAGGAACGATTACAGGAATCATTACGCTATTCCCTTTTGAAAAATGGAAACGCGAACACAATGTTCACCATGCTACGAGTGGAAACTTAGATAAACGTGGAACAGGCGATATCTGGGCCATGACAATCGATGAATATTTAGCCGCTTCTTTCTGGGGCAAATTAAAATATAGACTCTACCGCAACCCTATTGTGATGTTCGGCTTAGGACCCATCTTTTTGTTCTTAGTTGCAAACCGTTTTAATGACAAAGGTGTAAAGCGTAAAGAAAAGATTAACACCTATATCACGAATGGTACTATCGCAGGTATATATGCATTACTCATTTGGGCGATCGGCTGGGAAGCTTTCCTTATTGTAAACCTTCCTATTCTATACGTTTCTGGCGTATTAGGCATTTGGTTATTCTACGTTCAGCACCAATTTGAGGATTCTTATTACGAACATGACGATGAGTGGGAATTTGTAAGAGCCGCTGTAGATGGCAGTTCCTTTTACAAGCTTCCGAAGGTTCTCCAATGGGTTTCTGGGAACATCGGTTACCACCATGTTCATCACCTAAGCCCTCGCGTACCGAACTATAATTTACAAGATGCTCATGACTCGACACCGCCTTTACAACACGTTACGACGATTACACTGAAGACGAGCTTAGAATCCCTACGCTTCCGTCTTTATGACACAAGTAATAAAACATTTGTAAGCTTTAAAGACGTAAAACATCTTCTAAAAGATTCAAGCGCAATTGATCGAGCAAAAGTGATGATGAATACGAGTAGTCCATCGTTCCAGGATAAATAA